In a single window of the Betaproteobacteria bacterium genome:
- a CDS encoding DUF2069 domain-containing protein, which yields MPRGSGRQRVIRDSARYALAASAILIALALLTIAWEARIAPIRPGGSWLLLKALPPLLLLPRIWRGDVYTFKWAPLVMLFYFTEGVVRAWAESGASRLMASIEVTLAVAFIFCCWRYIKGEPQASR from the coding sequence ATGCCGCGAGGCAGCGGACGGCAGCGGGTGATTCGGGATTCGGCGCGCTATGCGCTGGCAGCCTCCGCCATCCTCATCGCGCTCGCGCTGCTCACGATCGCCTGGGAAGCCCGGATCGCCCCCATCCGGCCAGGCGGTTCCTGGCTCCTGCTCAAGGCCCTGCCACCGCTCCTGCTGCTGCCCAGGATCTGGCGCGGCGACGTCTACACCTTCAAGTGGGCACCGCTCGTGATGCTCTTCTACTTCACCGAAGGGGTCGTGCGCGCGTGGGCCGAGTCCGGCGCTTCGCGACTGATGGCGAGCATCGAAGTCACGCTCGCCGTGGCGTTCATCTTCTGCTGCTGGAGATACATCAAGGGCGAGCCGCAGGCATCGCGGTGA